In one window of Thermococcus sp. DNA:
- a CDS encoding ABC transporter permease yields the protein MNPRTGFKFDRLFLSPLWVIFSTESIKLLRSRKFKVLLAITLFPSVIYLLSPNPIGSGVEGMRKAFQALMLDLLPNYWLGIIGQLIVIILMSDLLAGEIDRGTIRLLIAKPLRLSELVAAKFLAGLSTLVLLFGIPYVVIWLYNPVVYGTGVNGLGEGFGDFLYVLGVTVLLVASIGALSMLLSVVISRPLYASLATFGLLFLLQFLIPQIPYISNPESYTLGYRAVLLLKSSFHEVDLSGFQGSSEYTAFFFIFLTVLLLVLTWVALERREFPD from the coding sequence ATGAATCCGAGAACCGGGTTTAAATTCGATAGGCTGTTCTTGTCCCCGCTGTGGGTCATCTTTTCCACTGAAAGCATAAAACTGCTCCGTTCGAGGAAGTTCAAGGTTCTTCTAGCTATAACACTGTTCCCGTCGGTGATTTATCTCCTCAGCCCTAATCCAATCGGAAGCGGAGTGGAAGGCATGAGAAAGGCCTTCCAAGCACTGATGCTCGACCTGCTCCCCAACTACTGGCTCGGGATAATTGGCCAGCTTATAGTCATAATCCTTATGAGCGACCTCCTTGCCGGAGAGATAGACAGGGGGACGATAAGGCTCCTAATCGCGAAGCCCCTCCGCCTTTCGGAGCTCGTGGCGGCCAAGTTCCTAGCTGGATTAAGTACTTTGGTGCTCCTGTTTGGCATTCCCTACGTGGTGATATGGCTCTACAACCCCGTCGTTTACGGAACGGGAGTTAACGGGCTCGGAGAGGGCTTTGGCGATTTTCTCTACGTCCTAGGTGTGACCGTTCTTCTGGTGGCCAGCATAGGGGCCCTTTCGATGCTCCTGTCAGTGGTCATAAGCCGCCCCCTCTACGCTTCCCTCGCTACCTTCGGTCTGCTCTTCCTGCTCCAGTTCCTCATACCCCAGATTCCGTACATCAGCAACCCTGAAAGCTACACCCTTGGTTACAGGGCGGTTCTCCTCCTCAAGAGTAGCTTCCACGAAGTTGACCTGTCTGGATTTCAGGGAAGCTCTGAATACACGGCTTTCTTTTTCATATTCTTGACAGTCCTCTTGTTGGTGCTAACGTGGGTCGCCCTAGAAAGGAGGGAGTTCCCTGACTGA